In Vicia villosa cultivar HV-30 ecotype Madison, WI unplaced genomic scaffold, Vvil1.0 ctg.001122F_1_1, whole genome shotgun sequence, the sequence CGTGCCACCGTCACTCGCCGTTTCACTTCAGCACCTCGCCACCGTCTCTCGCCGCCTCGCCACCGTCTTCTTCCCTCATTAGCATCGTTCATTCATCACTCACCAGCATCGTTCATTGTTCGAAACCTAGAACCACTGTCTTCTTCCGTCGTTTGCTGCTTCTGGTAAGTTACTCGAGACAATCCgcatttgtttgtttgtttgagtgTTCATGTTCATTTATTCTTGTATTCTTTTGTGTTACTGAGAATGAATTTCGTGGTTTTGGACTAAGACAATTTGTGTGGTTTTGTTGTATTTTACCTTTTATTGAAGTTTTGTATTAGGTTAGGAGTCTGAATTTGTAGGCTATCAGTAGTTGTTAGCAGTGCAGCTCTTTACTTGTAGTTCTGTTGTGGTTGATATCTAAGTAGGAttctttttggttttttatgCTGACATTGAACGTGTTATGTATTCAAGGGAATGAGAATACTACTTTACTACCATTTTGTTTATTATGAttgaagtttgattttgaatAATTGAAGCTGAATTTAACATTTTCTCTCTTTTATAGGGAATGAAACAGAGTTTGTGAATATCCTTTCAACCGTGTAGTAACGTTAACGATTGAATATTTTTATCAACAAAAAGGTTAGTCACTACTGAATTCAGATTTTGTTATTTAGtgaaaattaacaataataatagttAGATTAATTCAATAAAAATTCTTGCTACTAAACATTAAATTAATATAACGTGAATATTATTATAAATCATAGAATAAAACATACCAGgagattgttgttgttgattgatATTATGACTCATTGTGTTATGATGAAGTTGTTATAGTTTTTTTGTAAAGTAAAGTGAAAAATGTGTGTGATTAAGTTAACGAGGGGAATAAGGGATCACACCTGAATTGTTGACATTTTCTAGGATGAATatgaaacaagaaaaaaaatgttaataatagTTTAAAGAAAAATGTACCAACAAATTATTACCAGAAAATATCATGAATGATGAATATATATACTTATACATTTTTAAGGACTTCTTTCTATTCATTTAAGATTTCCTCCAATCATATTTCAAGTAGTGAAATGAATTTCTTTTCAATTCTCTCCCCCTTCCTTGAATAAATTACTTATTCACAAGTTTTCTTAAGATTGACAtatttttttaagctatggagTATGGCCTCATTTTTTATGTAAACGCACATTAATGCACTACTTATGCTATTACAGATAGTTCCAACATCATTTGTATATAAACTAATTAGTGGTTGAGTCGGTTTTTATTGTATGAAATTTATTATAATAGAAGTTTTCTTTCCTTTGAATTAGCAGAGTTTCCCGGCCTAGTTCGACATACAGCGCTCAATCTCTAcattttcttgagttcggtaaaatccgaggtaaatttctttctcaaattactggtattgtgatgaatttgtctgaaattgcgTGAAtatatatgttgcgttttattgctccGGATTCATTCTGTATATACTATGTTGTgccttaataattagttgtttttgtttagcttaattaagacatggataagacatggatgaattcaaaccgattgttgaaagagtacgagaaagggatAAGAcatgtctttctcggtcatcgtagattcttaaattctaatcatcactaccgtgggtggagaaaagcattcaatggaaaggccgaactacgtacagccccgccttttttgacaggtgatcaaatttttgaaaaaggtgaaagatgcgagcactcagtttggcaagccttttgcatatttatttgtgagattgatctaaatatatacttttatatttttgttagatcaatacaagtgttccgaagtcaaagacacgcacaggtatcccgaactaaatcaaacaacattacttggatcaaagtgcaggtacattaattttcacaattttgctattaatagttatgctacttgataaaacaagacaactaaaaaatcttatttgtttttctatgtagtgtccgcaacagcgaaacagtacaGATTGcaaatactttgttttgaggtttttgaaagaaatccttcaaatgaatcaattagagattccaatcacggtatggatttataacttaggataatttcttataatttattacatttaactaaatcatgcatattatgtttttgttatgtagtactttgatgacttctatgctgcttcttacacgaaacttaagttggaagaaatcaaagaggaattgtgtcaattttatattcaatgACTactcatataggtatgaatacaatATTGTGTGAAAAAGTTTTATGactttgataatgactttgtgttggagcctttaattgtgtttgagcaaagttagtttaattgaccgtgttgttctgttcatactttgcagaaCCAGGACCATGCGCTCGTCGGATATTGACAATTTTGGGGTTGTATTTTGTTGATGATTTAATTATATGTATCTGTTGtaaacatgtgaattgaactatattaatggtgtatatattttattttggtatataacggtattatattgatatatattgtcctacctatggttgaaaatattataggttgaaaatatattacaggtaaaaaataaatataggttgaaaatattacaggttgaaaatatattacaggtcaaaaatattacaggttgaaaataaatataaattacaggtcgaactgggaggcttaaattacaggttgcactttaaaataccgcatttagcaacgacagcgcttgtAAAAAACGTTCTTAAAGGCCTACCTACCAAAATGCTTTTTaattaaaagcgctgcctaagataataaaaaaaacataaaagataaaaaagcgcaacctacgaaagcgctttctgaaAAAAAACGATgttataggggggctacgagagcgcttttcttgaTAAAAGTGCTGCTATCTGGGAGGCTACGAGGGCGCTTTTCTAGAAAAAGGGCTGCTATAGGGGAGGCTACGAGaacgcttttctggaaaaagcgttgCTATGGGGGGacacgagagcgcttttctagaaaaagagctgctataggggggctacgagagcgcttttggagtttcaaaaacgctgtcgttacctacggcagcacTGGCTTTGGCAGCTTGCTCTAAAAGCCCAAAAAAGCGCTCTAAAAGCCCTTGTACGGCGTAGtggttataatttaaaaaaatataagttataaccaaaattttgtaaaattaaaaaatatatatttaaaaaatacgcGGGACTACACATCAATTAGAATCTCAATCGATGTGAAAAGTGACTTACCCCTTATCCCTTAACTAACCATTCAAACCATTAATGAAAGAAGTGAAGGATTTCTCCTTGGTTAATTAACACACCACTCAATGGGAGAAGTGGAATTTTTTCCCTCGAATCAAACCCCAACAAATGTGACAAGTGAGGGATTTCCTCTCAATTAACATCCCAACTGAGGAAAATAGTTAATTTTTTTCCTCGGTCATTGACTCAGGTGAAAAGTGACGCACTTTTCATAGCATCTTGCATTGTCTCAGACTCCCAATTAAGGTAAAGACTATTTTCCAACTGAGATAAAAGTTTGTTTTATAGTAGTACATCTTTATAAAAATCATATATCTTTCGGTTAGTCCCTACATCAAGTTTGTCCAATTTTAAtgcttatttttcttttatttcaattagtGCCTACATCAATTTTGTCCagtttataattttctttttataggGATTAAATACAGAAGAAAAAAATACTCACTTTTTTATGTCGtaaaaatcaataataataattttgtttgtaATGATGAGGTTTAAAATTCATAAATATGTAGCGATTTAAAATATCTTGAACCCTCAAAGAGATATTCTCAAATAACTTGAAAGTCTAAGAAAAAGCTCATGTTAACTATAAAAATAAAGCATGTTTGTTGTCCTGAGAAAGTAACATTTTTTATTAGAAAGACTAtagaaatacataaaaaataagtATAAAGGATAATCAAACTCAATACAAAGAGAATTCAAAGACCAAAGTGCAACAAATGTAAAGGGTAAACACTATCTATCCACTCATAAATAAATCATACTCAAACATTGTAGGTGGTATAAACCATAAAACCGACTTCGAAAATCATTAAGCAAATATTAATCATAAACAAATGTTTTGCTCATGCTTTTCTAGTCAATGTTAGGGTAAGATTGGTGATCTTAGTTCTCTCTTTGGATATTCCAGCTTTTATTATTTTCCTAAAGCGGTCAAATACCTCTGTAGTGACACTTTCACCAAAATGCCTAATTAACAAAGGTTCAATTACAGCCCTCGTGCCTTTTGTTAGTGATTCAGAAATATTAGATTCAAGAGCATGCTCATTTGTTTCTGAAACCTCCAATTGATTGATGGAAAATGATCCTTCAGTTTTAACTTCCAATTTCACTTCAGATGGAGATGGATAATAATTTGGAATGTTAAAAGTATTGAGTTTCTCTTCTTCTATGATTCCCTGTAACACACATTGCAAAATTCATATTAATATTGTCACACTAATGTTTCAAATTAATGTTACAAAATGATCTCACATCCTACCTCCATGACCATATCATTAAGAGCTGTAGCCAAATGTTCCCAAGCGTAGCAAACACCGTTGCTTAATAATTCGTCGCTTTCTCTTCCTAAAAATGTTAGTATCATGCAACCCCCTTCAACTATTTCTTGAGCACGACACttgagaaaaagagagaaatcTATATGAAATTGCTCGTAATAAGCCTCGAGAACATTTGAGGGGCTTGTGATCGTGATATAAATATTGCCCTTATTATTATCTACACCTCGTGGAACCTATTTATATTGGAATGGAGTGAAAAAGTTGATTAAGTAATAATGTAAAAATATAAATAGCATATAAAAAGAGAGATAATTAACGTAAGCAAACCTTAGATAGCCAATGAAGGCTATACGAAGAATGGACAAGATGCAAACTATTATTAGGAAAAAGTCGACCATAAAAGGAACCAGGAACACCAAAGAAGTAGCAAGGACCCATTTCAGTTTCCATTTCATTACATAGTTTTTCTTTGAATGTGTCAAGAGATTTGAATATGCTGTTGAAGTCATTCCCCGACAGATCGTTCAAAAAGACGTTATATTCCGGAGATTTATGATTTATCTCTTGACAAAGCTTTTCTACAACCTTGATTATTTCTGAAGTCACCAACAATGCATTTGGTCCGGAAGAGCAACCCAAATCTGCAATATCTAAACTTCTAGGGCACAAGCTACAATATAGGTTTGTTATGGCTTTAATTCTCGCAGATGTTGCCAAGGAAATGGCCTCTCTCTGAATTAAGGAGTTGTTTGCATAGCTTGCTTCTTCCACATCTCCATTCATGTGTAGTACTTGTGTTAGATCCATTCTTGTTTCTGTTATCTTTCTTTGTTTGTGTTTGATAAATAATGCAAATGCTTTTTAAGTAGAGGCAATTCATTGCACACGCATTATATAGGTGAATAATGTATGTATGATAATGTGAAAGCAAAGTATATTATTAATAGAAAATGTTATCTATTGAAGGGCTCCTTCAAGAAATtggttatattaatattattataacatTTCATATTCCGAATAATAAACAGTCAATGATAGGTAGTGGTGTTCACTTCGTTGCGAAAAATAATGATTTCCAACTCACGTTTAAAACCCAAAaaccatgttttatgttttgtctgtcgtatctttatttatattaaccagatcggttatatatatatatatatatatatatatatatatatatatatatatatatatatatatatatatatattgttagactaatttcattttatattttaaaaataaatatgtttggTACATTTTAATAATATgataatcaattatattatattttacagatttttaacataaaatatttttatctatggtgttttatatttctttaattaatacacaattattataaaatacaaaattacagtaattttcataaaaaaatagtcAATAAAATAAGAAGATGCGATTTCCGATTGGGGGTTCCCGGTAGCTTTCTGGTGTGCTGCCGCGAGTGTCCTTCAGTGTTCTCGGTGGATCTTGAAAGCTCTTATAGAGGTATCTTGTTCTCTCTCATCTTCGGTTTAAATTCCTGGCTTTAGGGCTCAGGGACCATGGTGAGAAGGTTCAAATCGATATCGATTTAGGGCTTTTTGGGATCGCCGGGTTTAGTGTTCTGTGCAGCCACCTTCGTTTGGTATTCTCTATTTAGGCTTCTTTGTTGGTTTCTTCTGGGTTTGGATCCGTTCTGGTTTAGAGTCTTCGTGTTGGTTTTGTATGTGCTAGCTGAGGATTCTCTTGTACGTTTTCTGTGTTTTATTTATCCGATGAGGGATCGGAGGTTCGTTCAGCAAGAGGATGGGTGGAAGAAAGTTTCGCGTTCTCGTCAAGCGGGGGGGAAGTTTCCACCGGTGGGACACTTTTCCATTGGGAGGCTGGAAACGTAATCTGCCCAATTTCTCCAAGAAGGTGACTTCGTTCTATGTTTCAAAATTTCCTGAGGAATCTTGCGCGAAAGATTTGTTTGATCTTTTCTGGTGTATCGGGAATGTGGTTGAGGTGGCAATTTCGCCTAGAAGGAATAAATTTGGCAAATGATTTGGTTTCGCCAGATTCGTGGAGGTCGATGATGGACGGTTACTTGCGGTCAGATTGGACAATGTGGTGATTGGGGAGAAGAAACTTCACGTTAACCTTCCCCGTTTTGAGAGGAAGCAAGGGGGCTTTGTGAGACATCCTGTTGGGCATAATCTACCCAAAAGAGAAGGTAATATCAGTAGCTTTGGTGTAGTGAAACCGCTGATCCGTTCATTTTCCAATGTTGTGGAGGGAACTCCTTTGAACGACGTTTCGAACCGTGTAAAAGGAACAACAGCGACTAAGGAGGTTTGCTTCACATCCTCGGAGAATCACAGAAGTAGGTTTGCAAACGCTTTTATAGGGAAAGTGGCTATTCCGGGATTGGCATACAACATTCAAACATATATGGAGATGGAAGGGGTCTTTGCAGTTAAAGCTTCTCCGATGGGAGGTAATGTTTGTCTCCTCGAAGAATCAGAAGAGGGATTTATTCAGGATCTGATTGGGGAGGGGCAGGATTGGTGGAGGAGTTGGTTCAGTGAAGTTAGGCACTCGGATTTCTTCGTGGCATTGGCTGAAAGTTGGGGCTCTTTCGTTGCATTGATGAGAGAACGGCTAAAGGCCGCGCTTTCGACGTCGCCAGGATTCTAGTTAAGGTTCGATTGTCGTTTATTACTCCTAACACCGTCACTGCTAACATCGATGGGAAGAAGTTTTGCTTAACGATTAGGGAGGATCCTTGGGGCATTCCTACCGATTCTGCAGGTATTCGCAAAATTCCTAAATCTCCATCTTCGTCTGAGTCGTCTTATGAATTTAGCGATGATAATAGCCTTTGGATCTTCGACCGTATTTCTGTCAATTTGGAGGACATCATAGAGCAATTCTCAGATAAGGTGTTTAGGGAGGAAAATGAGAGGACATTCGTTGTTTCAAGTTCAGGGGCTTCCGAGGTTAGTAAGCCAAAGAAGAACGCCGGAGAGAGTGTTGTCGGATGTTCAGGGGATATTACGGCGAATAGCATTTTTAGGGAGTTTGATAACGCAATTCTGAAGGTCCATAACAGTAGCGTCTTTACTGGCCTGAATTTGATGAATGTTGCTCTGCAACCCACTGCTACGGTCTCCATGTGTTCTGGAACGAAAGTTTCATCCGGCAAGATTGGCGGTCCGGATTCGAAAGTTTTTCCCAGCAAGGTTGCTTGTTCCCTAGCCTTGGCTGAGGACAGAACTAGACCGAAACATAGGAAGAAGTTGAGGCTGAGATTGGTAAATGATATGGAAGGAAAGGCATATAGTGGTAACAGAAACAAGCATGTGTCGGAGTTTGGTTCTGTTTTAAGTCCCATCAATACTCTAGTTGGGGATAATTTTATGGAGATTAACAGTGGTGTCAATGTTGGGCTTAACTCGATTTGTTATGGCGAACAAAATGAAGAATCTGATATTGGGAGAAATAATGGGAGACAATGGAGACTTATGGATGTGGATATTGGGGGTAAACTTTGTTCGGCCATTGTGGCACTTGGGGTTGTTGAAGCGAAGGGAAGGGAAAATCTTATGAATAAGATTGAGTTTTTGGAGTTAGGGGGAGAAAAAAAAGGGGAGGTAAGGAAGGAGATTAAAGAAGGTGATCAATGATTATAGGTTCCATGAATATTAGGGGGGAGTGAATGCACTCAAAATAAGGAGGATTAGCTCTTTGATAAAAAAAGGTAATGCGGACGTGTTTTTAATTCAAGAAACTAAGGTTATCAACATGGATGCTAATTTGGCCAAGTCTTTTTGGTATTCTCCGGAGGTGGGTTTTTCTTATTCCAATTCGCTTGGTAGGTCGGGAGGATTGCTCATTTTATGGAATGATAAAGTGGAGGTGGTTAATAGTTTTAAAGGAGAGGGTTACTTAGGTATAAAAGCTTGTTGGGAGAATAAGTGTTATTATGTGATTAATGTGTATTCGCCTTGTCTTTTGATCAAAAAGATTGCGTTATGGAAGAAGTTGCTTGAGCTAAAGGAGACTTTTAAGGATGGGGAATGGATTATGGGAGGGAATTTCAACGTGATTAAAAACACTAGAGAAAGGAAGGGGCAAGGGGTGTACGTGCATAAAAGAGATATGGATCTATTTTCGGAGTTTATTGATAGAAGCGCGTTGGTGAACATTCCTTGCAAAGGAAAAAAGTTCTCTTGGTTTAGCGGGGACGGGAAGTCTATGAGTAGAATCCATCACTTTATCGTGTCCAACGATGTGGTGACTAGATGGGAGATTATGGGTCAATTTATTGGTGATAGGGATATTTCGGATCATTGTCCTATATGGATTTTGAAAGACCAAAGGAATCGGGGACCAAAACCATTTAAattcaacaatgaatggtttAGCTTCGATTCTTTTATTCCTTTTGTGGAGAAAGAATGGAAAAGCCTTAAGGTGGAAGGAAGAGGAGATTTCGTGTTAAAGGAAAAACTAAGGCTTCTAAAAGATAAGTTAAGGATTTggaacaaggatgtgtttggtaGAATTGACTTGGAGATGGAGGACGGTGCTAGCAAGATGAATTTGGCCGACGACAAATTAGCCTCCGACGATTATTTCAACTTTGATAGCACTATGGAGTTTAGAAAGGAAGCGAGTAGTAAGTTTTGGAGGAAtttgagaataaaagaaaatatgttatTACAAAAGTCTAGGTTGAGTTGGATTAAGGAAGGAGACTCCAATAGCGGTTCTTTGCACAAGGTGATGAAACAAAGAAGGAGAAACAATCATTTAGGTCATATTCTTTCTCCGAAAGGATTGGCGGAGACGGTTGAAGAGGTTAGGGAGACGGTATTCAAGCACTTTGAGGAGAAGTTTGTGGAAACGGAGATTAGTAGACCTTCTTTGGAGGGTATCCCGTTCAATACTTTAAGTAAGGAAGAGACGGAGGAATTGGAGAGAcctttccttcaaaatgagattaaaTAGGCGGTGTGGGAATGTGGAGGAGACAAAAGCCCGGGGCCAAACGGGTACTCctttctctttattaaaagatgtTGGTTCTTCATTAAAGAAgatttcttcaatttcttcaactaTTTTTTTGGAGGGAGTTCTTTGTCAAAGGCTATTACTTCGTCTTTTTTTACTCTTATTCCAAAGAAACATAATCCTTTGGGATTGGATGATTCTAGGCCCATTTGCTTGGTGGGTTGTATTTATAAAGTGGCGGCTAAACTTTTGGCGGGGAGACTTAAAAAGGTGCTAAACTCTATcatttcttcttgtcaaaccgCGTTTGTTCCCGGAAGACAATTGCTTGATGGGGTGATTGTAGCGAATGAGGTGGTTGATTATGCTAGGAAGGCGGGTAGTAATTGTACCCTTTTCAAAGTTGACTTCAAAAAGGCGTACGATAAGGTGAGTTGGACTTTTCTTCATTTTATGTTCAAAGCGATGGGGTTCGGAAGGATATGGATAAAGTGGATGGAATTATTGGTGTTTAAGAGCGATATGTCGGTGCTTGTGAATGGGAGCTCTTCGAAAGAATTCGGTGTTTATAGAGggttgagacaaggagatcctatttctccttttctttttgttttggtagCAGAAGCGCTCACGACCTTGGTGAGAAAATCTATTGAGTTAGGGGACTTAGAATCTTTTGTTCTCGAAGGAAAGTGTAGGGTGGacatccttcaatttgcggaAGACACTTTATTGGTGGGGGACGGTAGTTGGAAGCATATTCGGTCGATTAAGGCGGTTCTTAGAGCCTTTGAACTTGTGTCGGGCCTTGGGATTAATTATCACAAAAGTAAGTTGATTGGGATTAATTCTAGTTAGCAATTCTTGGAAGCGGCATCCCACTTTTTGTCTTGTAAAATTGAGGAAATCAAGTTTATCTTCCTTGGCATTCCGATTGGTCACAATCCGAGGTTGGAATCTACTTGGGATCCTCTTTTGAACAAGACGAAGGCTAGATTGGAAGGTTGGACTAATCGCTTCTTGAATTTAGGAGGTATGATTACTCTTTTGAAGTCGGTTCTAAGTTCTCTCTCcattttcactatgtctttttaTAAAATGCCGTTGAAGGTGGTAAAGAAATTTAATAGCTTGCAAAGTAAATTCCTTTGGGGAGGATTAGAGGAGAAAAGAAAGATTCATTGGGTGCGGTGGAAAGATTTATCTCTTCACATAGAGAAAGGTGGTTTAAGAGTTAAGGATATCGCGTTGTTCAATATTTCTCTTCTTAACAAGTGGAGGTGGCGAATATTACAAGGTCGATCTTCTCTTTGGCTAGATGTCTTGAAAGCCCGGTAAGGTGACTTATCGTCCTCTTTGTTGATTAATAGTAAGGTTAGTAATTCTCCCTATTCTAAACTTAGTgcttcttcatctttttcttcgaTTTGGTGGAGAGATTTGGTTAAGATTAGTTCTTCTTTTCATGTGGATCCTATGGTAGAAAAGGTTAAATTTAACATTCACAATGGGTTTCACACGCCGTTTTGGGAAACTTCTTGGTTGGAAGGGATTCCTTTGAAAGAGGAGTTCCCTGATTTGTATTTAAACTCTAATTTGAAGGGTGTTTCGCTGGCGGGAATGGGGGGTGGAAAGAAGGTGCTTGGTGTTGGGGTGATTTTGGTTTAAATTTGGAGGGTAATTATTTAGAGGCGGAATTGTTGAAGATGAAAAGTCGGGTGGATGCTTTCATTGGGTGGAGACACGGCATGGACTCGGTTAGTTGGACTGAAGGATCGTCGATGGACTTTTCGGTAGCTTCTTGTTATAATTTTTACTTGAATCTCTATATTCCGTTCGGTCCGCCTAACATTCATGACGGTGTTTTTGGTCTATTATGGAAAATGGAGGTTCCGTTCAAAATCAAGGCCTTTGGATGGAGACTTTTTAAAGATAGACTTCCAACGGTTGATGGTttggtgtatagaggtatgaCCTTCTCCTTTGAAAACTCTAAATGCGTTTTGTGTGGCATTGATTCGGAGGATAGGgatcatttcttttttggttgtttggtggGTACAAAGATTTGGAGTGACATAGCTTTTTGGGTTGGTAAAGGGGGTATGTCGGAAAATGAGTGTTCACCGCATTTTATGGAGTGACGCTTGTTTTTCCGCTCTAGAAAGATTAAAGATAGTAAATTGGACATGGTGTGGCTTGCCACCCGTTTGGTCTTTTTGGTTACTTAGGAATGGTGTGCGCTTTCGGGAGGAAGCTTGGAGCATTAACAATACCGTTTAGAACATCAAGTTCTTGGTTTTGAAATGGTCTTTTTGTGGGAAGATTACCCATCCCAATTATACTTTTTACGATTTTAATAAGGATCCGCTTTTCTTCCTTTCGTAAGGgtaattggtgtgtaatttttctttttgtcgggCTTTCCCGCTCCTCctttgtaatcgggttggagaacccttagttctccgtttaatattatttcttgattacaaaaaaaaaatacacaattattattattattattattattattattattattattattattattattgtataaaACAATCCAATTAatctattaa encodes:
- the LOC131633396 gene encoding S-adenosyl-L-methionine:benzoic acid/salicylic acid carboxyl methyltransferase 3-like, whose translation is MDLTQVLHMNGDVEEASYANNSLIQREAISLATSARIKAITNLYCSLCPRSLDIADLGCSSGPNALLVTSEIIKVVEKLCQEINHKSPEYNVFLNDLSGNDFNSIFKSLDTFKEKLCNEMETEMGPCYFFGVPGSFYGRLFPNNSLHLVHSSYSLHWLSKVPRGVDNNKGNIYITITSPSNVLEAYYEQFHIDFSLFLKCRAQEIVEGGCMILTFLGRESDELLSNGVCYAWEHLATALNDMVMEGIIEEEKLNTFNIPNYYPSPSEVKLEVKTEGSFSINQLEVSETNEHALESNISESLTKGTRAVIEPLLIRHFGESVTTEVFDRFRKIIKAGISKERTKITNLTLTLTRKA
- the LOC131633406 gene encoding uncharacterized protein LOC131633406; translated protein: MDANLAKSFWYSPEVGFSYSNSLGRSGGLLILWNDKVEVVNSFKGEGYLGIKACWENKCYYVINVYSPCLLIKKIALWKKLLELKETFKDGEWIMGGNFNVIKNTRERKGQGVYVHKRDMDLFSEFIDRSALVNIPCKGKKFSWFSGDGKSMSRIHHFIVSNDVVTRWEIMGQFIGDRDISDHCPIWILKDQRNRGPKPFKFNNEWFSFDSFIPFVEKEWKSLKVEGRGDFVLKEKLRLLKDKLRIWNKDVFGRIDLEMEDGASKMNLADDKLASDDYFNFDSTMEFRKEASSKFWRNLRIKENMLLQKSRLSWIKEGDSNSGSLHKVMKQRRRNNHLGHILSPKGLAETVEEVRETVFKHFEEKFVETEISRPSLEGIPFNTLSKEETEELERPFLQNEIK